Proteins found in one Streptomyces sp. CB09001 genomic segment:
- a CDS encoding glycosyltransferase family 4 protein, producing the protein MRKTLIVTNDFPPRPGGIQAFLHNMALRLDPERLVVHASTWKRSREGIEATAAFDAEQPFTVVRDRTTMLLPTPGATRRAVGLLREHGCTSVWFGAAAPLGLMAPALRKAGAERLVATTHGHEAGWAQLPAARQLLRRIGESTDTITYLGEYTRSRIAGALTPEAAARMVQLPPGVDEKTFHPASGGDEVRARLGLTDRPVVVCVSRLVPRKGQDTLIRAMPRVLAAEPDAVLLIVGGGPYEKDLRRLAEETGVAASVHFTGAVPWSELPAHYGAGDVFAMPCRTRRGGLDVEGLGIVYLEASATGLPVVAGDSGGAPDAVLDGETGWVVRGEEPNESADRITTLLADPQLRRRMGERGRAWVEEKWRWDLLAEHLKALL; encoded by the coding sequence GTGCGCAAGACCTTGATCGTGACGAACGACTTCCCGCCCCGTCCGGGCGGCATCCAGGCCTTCCTGCACAACATGGCGCTGCGCCTGGATCCCGAGCGGCTGGTCGTCCACGCCTCCACCTGGAAGCGGAGCCGCGAGGGCATCGAGGCCACCGCCGCCTTCGACGCCGAGCAGCCCTTCACCGTCGTACGGGACCGCACGACGATGCTGCTGCCGACGCCGGGCGCCACCCGGCGGGCGGTGGGGCTGCTGCGCGAGCACGGCTGCACGTCGGTGTGGTTCGGGGCGGCCGCGCCCCTCGGCCTGATGGCCCCGGCCCTGCGCAAGGCGGGCGCCGAGCGCCTCGTCGCCACCACCCACGGCCACGAGGCGGGCTGGGCCCAGCTGCCCGCCGCCCGGCAACTGCTGCGCCGGATCGGGGAGTCGACGGACACGATCACCTACCTCGGCGAGTACACGCGCTCCCGGATCGCGGGCGCGCTCACGCCCGAGGCCGCCGCCCGGATGGTGCAACTGCCGCCCGGCGTCGACGAGAAGACCTTCCACCCGGCCAGCGGCGGCGACGAGGTGCGCGCCCGTCTCGGCCTCACCGACCGCCCCGTCGTGGTCTGCGTCTCCCGCCTGGTCCCGCGCAAGGGCCAGGACACCCTGATCCGGGCCATGCCGCGCGTCCTGGCCGCCGAGCCGGACGCCGTCCTGCTGATCGTCGGCGGCGGCCCCTACGAGAAGGACCTGCGCCGCCTCGCCGAGGAGACCGGCGTCGCCGCCTCCGTCCACTTCACCGGCGCCGTGCCCTGGTCCGAACTGCCCGCGCACTACGGCGCCGGGGACGTCTTCGCCATGCCCTGCCGCACCCGCCGGGGCGGCCTCGACGTGGAGGGCCTCGGCATCGTCTACCTGGAGGCCTCCGCGACCGGCCTGCCCGTCGTCGCCGGCGACTCGGGCGGCGCCCCCGACGCGGTACTCGACGGCGAGACGGGCTGGGTGGTCCGGGGCGAGGAGCCGAACGAGTCCGCCGACCGCATCACCACCCTCCTCGCCGACCCGCAGCTACGCCGCCGGATGGGCGAGCGGGGCAGGGCCTGGGTCGAGGAGAAATGGCGCTGGGACCTGCTGGCAGAGCACCTGAAGGCGTTGCTGTGA
- a CDS encoding glycosyltransferase 87 family protein: METRDAGRSRVWLLTAWGATRLVLLLFVLKVVAFPGPDVTSDVSVIYRDWADVLRTGTFPLDDVTWQYPPAAAFAVLSPGLLPFLEYATAFFVLAWVTDAVVLALLWHAGRGAGRSRRGAWVWVAGVPLLGPTVYARYDVMVTAVAVAALLAAGRHPRVAGALAAVGALLKVWPALVLVGMRGRGPWVAAAVSGAGLAALFAVSMPGAFAFLTFQRERGVEVESLGSLVFHVARHFGWEGGVLLNYGSMEFLGPQVDTVGTVSLGLSVVAFGWLLLWRVRASRSASHRFAAHTAADAAFVAVLMFTVTSRVISPQYLVWLVGLGAVCRCFRASRMRVPVALVLAATPLTALEFPLLFADVVASTPFGITLLFVRNGLLVAAALLAARALWRGTVRRGTPAGGPARLGRATSADTPAGTP, from the coding sequence GTGGAGACGAGGGACGCGGGGCGGTCACGGGTGTGGCTGCTGACGGCCTGGGGCGCCACGCGGCTGGTGCTGCTGCTGTTCGTGCTGAAGGTCGTGGCCTTCCCGGGTCCGGACGTCACGAGCGACGTGTCCGTCATCTACCGGGACTGGGCCGACGTCCTGCGCACCGGAACGTTTCCGCTGGACGACGTCACCTGGCAGTATCCGCCGGCGGCGGCCTTCGCGGTCCTCTCCCCGGGACTGCTGCCCTTTCTGGAGTACGCGACGGCGTTCTTCGTCCTGGCGTGGGTCACGGACGCGGTCGTCCTGGCGCTGCTGTGGCACGCGGGGCGGGGGGCGGGGCGTTCGCGGCGCGGGGCGTGGGTGTGGGTGGCGGGCGTGCCGCTGCTCGGTCCCACGGTCTACGCCCGCTACGACGTGATGGTCACGGCCGTCGCGGTGGCCGCGCTGCTCGCCGCCGGGCGGCATCCGCGGGTGGCGGGGGCCCTGGCGGCGGTCGGGGCGCTGCTGAAGGTGTGGCCTGCGCTGGTGCTCGTCGGGATGCGGGGGCGCGGGCCGTGGGTCGCCGCCGCGGTGAGCGGGGCCGGGCTGGCCGCGCTGTTCGCCGTGTCGATGCCGGGGGCGTTCGCGTTCCTGACGTTCCAGCGCGAGCGGGGCGTCGAGGTGGAGTCGCTGGGCTCGCTGGTCTTCCACGTCGCCCGGCACTTCGGCTGGGAGGGCGGGGTGCTGCTGAACTACGGCTCGATGGAGTTCCTGGGCCCGCAGGTGGACACGGTGGGCACGGTCTCGCTGGGGCTGAGCGTGGTGGCGTTCGGCTGGCTGCTGCTGTGGCGGGTGCGGGCCTCGCGGTCGGCGTCCCACCGGTTCGCGGCGCACACGGCGGCGGACGCGGCCTTCGTGGCGGTGCTGATGTTCACGGTGACCAGCCGGGTGATCAGCCCGCAGTACCTGGTGTGGCTGGTGGGCCTCGGTGCGGTCTGCCGGTGCTTCCGGGCGAGCCGGATGCGGGTGCCGGTCGCCCTGGTGCTGGCGGCGACCCCGCTGACGGCGCTGGAGTTCCCGCTCCTGTTCGCGGACGTGGTGGCGAGCACCCCCTTCGGCATCACGCTCCTGTTCGTCCGCAACGGCCTGCTGGTGGCCGCCGCCCTCCTCGCCGCCCGCGCACTGTGGCGTGGCACGGTGCGCCGCGGGACCCCGGCCGGAGGGCCCGCCCGCCTCGGCCGAGCCACGTCCGCGGACACGCCCGCCGGAACGCCCTGA
- a CDS encoding C40 family peptidase, producing the protein MGSHRRLAPSGFDRGSTAAVGLLSVAAALLGAVPAAAAPHDDRRAEVDRLHTEAEQATEAYNKADARTETLREEVSTAQDSIARQQQRVNTMRDALGSLAGAQYRSGGIDPSLALLLSAEPDDYLDRASVLDRITTRQAGELRELQQAMRDLAQDRAEAARKLAELEKGRKAVAAHKKTVERKLAKARALLAALPDDERAAYGRGSRSGREDLTALAGAAAPASGRAAAAFAAARSALGKPYVWGANGPSGFDCSGLTQWAYAQAGVGIPRTSQAQSGAGRRVSLAEARPGDLVAYRDDASHIGMYAGNGRVIHAPYPGAPVRYDPVGMMPISSVTRV; encoded by the coding sequence GTGGGGTCCCATCGCCGCCTTGCACCATCCGGGTTCGACCGTGGCTCCACCGCCGCCGTCGGCCTGCTCTCCGTGGCCGCCGCACTCCTGGGCGCCGTACCGGCCGCGGCCGCCCCGCACGACGACCGGCGGGCGGAGGTGGACCGGCTCCACACCGAGGCGGAGCAGGCGACCGAGGCCTACAACAAGGCCGACGCGCGCACCGAGACGCTGCGCGAGGAGGTCTCCACCGCACAGGACTCCATCGCCCGGCAGCAGCAGCGCGTCAACACCATGCGGGACGCGCTCGGTTCGCTGGCCGGGGCCCAGTACCGCTCCGGCGGCATCGACCCGTCACTGGCGCTGCTGCTGTCCGCCGAACCGGACGACTACCTCGACCGGGCCTCCGTGCTCGACCGGATCACCACCCGCCAGGCGGGTGAGCTGAGGGAACTCCAGCAGGCCATGCGCGACCTCGCCCAGGACCGGGCGGAGGCGGCCCGCAAACTCGCCGAGCTGGAGAAGGGCCGCAAGGCCGTCGCCGCCCACAAGAAGACCGTGGAGCGCAAGCTGGCCAAGGCCCGCGCACTGCTCGCCGCCCTCCCGGACGACGAGCGCGCCGCCTACGGGCGCGGGTCCCGTTCGGGCCGCGAGGACCTGACCGCCCTCGCCGGTGCCGCGGCCCCCGCCTCCGGCCGGGCCGCGGCCGCCTTCGCCGCGGCCCGCTCCGCCCTCGGCAAGCCCTACGTCTGGGGCGCCAACGGCCCCTCCGGCTTCGACTGCTCGGGCCTGACCCAGTGGGCCTACGCGCAGGCCGGGGTGGGCATCCCGCGCACCTCCCAGGCGCAGTCCGGCGCCGGGCGGCGCGTGTCCCTGGCCGAGGCGCGCCCCGGCGACCTGGTCGCCTACCGCGACGACGCCAGCCACATCGGCATGTACGCGGGCAACGGCCGGGTGATCCACGCGCCCTACCCCGGCGCGCCCGTGCGCTACGACCCGGTGGGCATGATGCCGATCTCCTCGGTCACCAGGGTGTGA
- a CDS encoding C40 family peptidase — MASHRRPKQPSRTRVTVLTTAAAAAVALSSQAANAAPSEKPSKDEVKAKVDKLYEEAEQATEKYNGAKEKQEKLQKEISTIQDNVARGQEELNELRDGLGSMASAQYRSGGIDPSLQLFLSADPDNYLDKASTLDQLSGQQVEALKKIQTKQRDLAQQRSEASEKLKDLSATRTELGNKKKEVQGKLSSAQKLLNTLTAQEKAALQDEEQRSNRASERQVLTGGKSTPASGRAAAAFAAAQSKIGTPYVYGATGPSSFDCSGLTSWAYAQAGVGIPRTSQAQTGAGTRISSMSQLQVGDLVFFFGDLHHVGLYAGNGQVLHAPRTGTNVRYESMSTIGGPFMFGVRV; from the coding sequence GTGGCGTCCCACCGTCGTCCCAAGCAGCCGAGCCGTACGCGCGTGACCGTGCTCACCACCGCTGCCGCCGCCGCTGTCGCTCTCAGCTCCCAGGCCGCCAACGCCGCCCCGAGCGAGAAGCCGAGCAAGGACGAGGTCAAGGCCAAGGTCGACAAGCTCTACGAGGAGGCCGAGCAGGCCACCGAGAAGTACAACGGCGCCAAGGAGAAGCAGGAGAAGCTCCAGAAGGAGATCTCCACCATCCAGGACAACGTCGCCCGCGGCCAGGAGGAGCTCAACGAGCTGCGCGACGGCCTCGGTTCGATGGCCAGCGCCCAGTACCGCTCCGGCGGCATCGACCCCTCCCTGCAGCTCTTCCTGTCCGCCGACCCGGACAACTACCTGGACAAGGCCTCCACCCTCGACCAGCTGAGCGGTCAGCAGGTCGAGGCGCTGAAGAAGATCCAGACCAAGCAGCGCGACCTGGCGCAGCAGCGGTCCGAGGCCTCCGAGAAGCTCAAGGACCTCTCGGCCACCCGCACCGAACTGGGCAACAAGAAGAAGGAAGTCCAGGGCAAGCTCTCCTCCGCGCAGAAGCTGCTCAACACGCTCACCGCGCAGGAGAAGGCCGCCCTCCAGGACGAGGAGCAGCGCTCCAACCGTGCCAGCGAGCGCCAGGTCCTCACCGGCGGCAAGTCCACCCCCGCCTCCGGCCGGGCCGCCGCGGCCTTCGCCGCCGCCCAGAGCAAGATAGGCACGCCGTACGTCTACGGTGCCACCGGCCCGTCCTCCTTCGACTGCTCGGGCCTGACCTCCTGGGCGTACGCCCAGGCCGGCGTCGGCATCCCGCGCACCTCCCAGGCGCAGACCGGAGCCGGCACCCGCATCTCCTCGATGAGCCAGCTGCAGGTCGGCGACCTCGTCTTCTTCTTCGGCGACCTGCACCACGTCGGCCTCTACGCCGGCAACGGCCAGGTCCTGCACGCGCCGCGCACCGGCACGAACGTCCGCTACGAGTCGATGAGCACCATCGGCGGTCCGTTCATGTTCGGCGTACGGGTCTGA
- a CDS encoding NYN domain-containing protein, which produces MVETHGGGPGDGAAEVLDRPLPDGVRRRVVQIVSDGFGSLTLGELPAQLRQYARFAPNRRAKFAGNAMAAAVETDPLFRRRIGEKFRDTQPELADALDAGSALPAADPLDVAAAAYVLRPHGWVKLVTAAGEEAQRADAERADEQSRAELERLHEELARAREHTRTETERLRAELDGAKRETESLHRKLRSALSDVKRGEAALRKIQAELDAVRAEGQTQVSAAESETRRLKARLGEAEAALEATRKAAREGRSVEDMRVRLLLDTLLDATQGLRRELALPPVSVRPAETVDAVEPGRMTPKDIANRALSENDPAILDQLLALPQAHLVVDGYNVTKTGYPQMPLEKQRLRLLGQLSQLAAQTGAEMTCVFDGAELVAPVLLAPPRGVRVLFSKPGVTADELIRQLVRAEPPGRPVIVVSTDREVADGVARAGARPVASAVLLKRLS; this is translated from the coding sequence ATGGTGGAGACACACGGCGGGGGGCCGGGCGACGGCGCCGCTGAGGTGCTCGACCGCCCGCTGCCCGACGGCGTGCGCCGCCGGGTCGTGCAGATCGTGTCCGACGGCTTCGGCTCGCTCACCCTCGGCGAGCTGCCCGCGCAGCTGAGGCAGTACGCCAGGTTCGCCCCGAACCGCCGGGCCAAGTTCGCCGGCAACGCCATGGCCGCCGCCGTGGAGACCGACCCGCTCTTCCGCCGGCGCATCGGCGAGAAGTTCCGCGACACCCAGCCCGAGCTGGCGGACGCGCTGGACGCCGGGTCCGCGCTGCCGGCCGCCGACCCGCTGGACGTGGCCGCCGCGGCCTACGTCCTGCGCCCGCACGGCTGGGTGAAGCTGGTCACCGCCGCCGGTGAGGAGGCGCAGCGCGCGGACGCCGAGCGCGCCGACGAGCAGAGCCGCGCGGAGCTGGAGCGGCTGCACGAGGAGCTGGCCCGGGCCCGGGAGCACACCAGGACCGAGACCGAGCGGCTGCGCGCCGAGCTGGACGGGGCGAAGCGGGAGACCGAGTCGCTGCACCGCAAGCTGCGCTCCGCCCTCAGCGACGTCAAGCGCGGCGAGGCGGCGCTGCGCAAGATCCAGGCCGAGCTGGACGCCGTACGGGCCGAGGGGCAGACCCAGGTGTCCGCGGCCGAGAGCGAGACCCGGCGGCTCAAGGCCCGCCTGGGGGAGGCCGAGGCGGCCCTGGAGGCCACCCGCAAGGCCGCCCGGGAGGGGCGCAGCGTCGAGGACATGCGCGTACGGCTGCTGCTCGACACCCTCCTCGACGCCACCCAGGGGCTGCGCCGCGAGCTGGCACTGCCCCCGGTGTCCGTGCGGCCCGCCGAGACCGTGGACGCGGTCGAGCCCGGCCGGATGACGCCGAAGGACATCGCCAACCGGGCCCTGTCCGAGAACGACCCGGCGATCCTCGACCAGTTGCTGGCGCTGCCCCAGGCGCACCTGGTCGTGGACGGCTACAACGTCACCAAGACCGGCTATCCGCAGATGCCCCTGGAGAAGCAGCGGCTGCGGCTGCTCGGCCAGCTCTCCCAGCTCGCCGCGCAGACCGGCGCCGAGATGACCTGCGTCTTCGACGGGGCCGAACTCGTCGCGCCGGTGCTGCTCGCGCCGCCGCGCGGAGTACGCGTGCTGTTCTCCAAGCCCGGTGTCACCGCCGACGAGCTGATCCGGCAGCTGGTGCGGGCCGAGCCGCCGGGCCGGCCGGTCATCGTCGTCTCCACCGACCGCGAGGTCGCCGACGGCGTGGCGCGCGCGGGCGCACGCCCGGTGGCGTCCGCGGTGCTTCTCAAGCGGCTTTCCTAG
- a CDS encoding rhomboid family intramembrane serine protease, whose translation MIGNWSTAVRRTVTAVRRLAPARPSRRRTAPVTYTLITLCCVLFLISPAAGLNPVYGTGEEVLAAQRAYFRRWGVIPAELFEDSPGSALTPATALFVHGSWVHLLGNMLFLYVFGAMTEERMGRLQFALFYLGCGYLALVGYAGANAHSQESLVGASGAISAVLGAFLFLFPRARVTSLLPFLFFLPLRFPAWVVLPFWVSLQWLAAGRAGDGPGVAYLAHLVGFGLGFAFAWVRFGRTTRVGGVPVAAPEGENQP comes from the coding sequence ATGATCGGCAACTGGAGCACGGCGGTCCGCAGAACGGTCACGGCGGTCAGGAGGCTCGCCCCGGCCCGCCCGTCCCGGCGCCGGACGGCGCCCGTGACGTACACACTGATCACGCTGTGCTGTGTGCTGTTCCTGATCAGCCCGGCTGCGGGCCTGAATCCGGTGTACGGCACCGGGGAGGAGGTGCTGGCGGCGCAGCGCGCCTACTTCCGGCGCTGGGGCGTGATCCCCGCAGAACTGTTCGAGGACTCCCCCGGTTCGGCGCTCACCCCGGCCACGGCGCTGTTCGTCCACGGCAGCTGGGTGCATCTGCTGGGCAACATGCTCTTCCTCTACGTCTTCGGCGCCATGACCGAGGAGCGGATGGGCCGGCTCCAGTTCGCCCTGTTCTACCTCGGCTGCGGCTACCTGGCCCTGGTGGGCTACGCGGGTGCCAACGCCCACTCCCAGGAGTCCCTGGTCGGCGCCTCGGGGGCGATCTCCGCGGTCCTCGGCGCCTTCCTGTTCCTCTTCCCGCGGGCCCGCGTGACCAGTCTGCTGCCCTTCCTCTTCTTCCTGCCGCTGCGCTTCCCGGCCTGGGTCGTGCTGCCGTTCTGGGTTTCCCTGCAGTGGCTGGCGGCGGGGCGGGCCGGTGACGGTCCCGGGGTGGCGTACCTCGCGCACCTGGTGGGCTTCGGTCTCGGCTTCGCCTTCGCCTGGGTGCGGTTCGGGCGTACGACTAGAGTTGGTGGCGTTCCAGTGGCGGCGCCCGAGGGAGAGAACCAGCCGTGA
- a CDS encoding Lrp/AsnC ligand binding domain-containing protein — translation MISAIVLIKTSVDRIPEIAEQIAALESVSEVFSVTGTYDLIAMVRVSRHEDLAEVIPGRISKIPGVEGTDTHVAFRTYSQHDLEAAFAIGLDN, via the coding sequence GTGATCAGCGCGATCGTCCTCATCAAGACCAGCGTGGACCGCATTCCCGAGATCGCGGAGCAGATCGCGGCGCTGGAGAGCGTCAGCGAGGTCTTCTCCGTCACCGGCACCTACGACCTGATCGCCATGGTGCGGGTGAGCCGGCACGAGGACCTGGCCGAGGTCATCCCCGGCCGGATCAGCAAGATCCCGGGCGTGGAGGGCACGGACACCCACGTGGCGTTCCGCACGTACTCCCAGCACGACCTGGAGGCGGCGTTCGCGATCGGCCTGGACAACTGA
- a CDS encoding small secreted hydrophilic protein → MVFSRRMAALAAVVLIPLGIAATSFALTDSPQEPKVPARVELESGSPTPGPASSSPEPTPSDQVVTRPPVTDGPSDDDDDDDRGRDAGDSADDAAGDDGPGDG, encoded by the coding sequence ATGGTCTTCTCCCGCCGGATGGCGGCCCTCGCGGCCGTCGTCCTCATCCCGCTCGGCATCGCCGCGACCAGCTTCGCCCTGACCGACAGCCCGCAGGAACCCAAGGTTCCGGCCAGGGTGGAGCTGGAGAGCGGCTCCCCCACCCCGGGGCCGGCCTCCTCCTCGCCCGAGCCGACGCCCAGCGACCAGGTGGTGACGCGGCCGCCGGTCACCGACGGCCCTTCGGATGACGACGATGACGACGACCGGGGCCGGGACGCCGGGGACTCCGCAGACGACGCAGCCGGGGACGACGGACCCGGCGACGGGTGA
- a CDS encoding HAMP domain-containing sensor histidine kinase, with translation MAVALASVAATTRSILLRDTDQRINGLLAQEAGEFANFEEQGFDPETGRPFADPGRLLRVFLERQYADLDEELVGLVGEVGSRPTQIIQQREIPVGRPLHEDADARRRIYASPDSSGTLDRPEGEIRWAKVTVARYGGEPAAAFVVAFHPGREQARADAVFRVLLAISGVALLMTTGIAWVVAGRILKPVRLVRTTAAQLTEQDLTRRIPVHGHDDVAALAETFNAMLDRLERAFAAQRRFVDDAGHELRTPITIVRGHLELMGDDPAEREETVRLVTDELDRMSRIVEDLLLLAKAERPDFVTPEPVQLAELTADVYVKARTLGDREWVLDGVADREARLDPQRITQAMVQLAQNAVQHTTAGQRVRIGSRADGSRIELYVADSGPGVQPQDAEVIFERFRRGTARRGVRGTGAGLGLSIVRAIAEGHGGRVGLRTTEGGGATFVLTLEEARP, from the coding sequence ATGGCGGTCGCGCTGGCCTCGGTGGCGGCGACCACCCGCTCGATCCTGCTGCGCGACACCGACCAGCGGATCAACGGTCTGCTCGCACAGGAGGCGGGCGAGTTCGCCAACTTCGAGGAACAGGGCTTCGATCCGGAGACGGGCCGTCCGTTCGCCGACCCGGGCCGGCTGCTGCGGGTCTTCCTGGAGCGGCAGTACGCCGACCTGGACGAGGAACTGGTCGGCCTGGTGGGCGAGGTGGGCAGCCGGCCCACGCAGATCATCCAGCAGCGCGAGATCCCGGTCGGCCGGCCCCTGCACGAGGACGCCGACGCCCGGCGCCGCATCTACGCCTCCCCCGACTCCTCCGGCACCCTGGACCGGCCCGAGGGCGAGATCCGCTGGGCCAAGGTCACCGTGGCCCGCTACGGCGGCGAACCGGCGGCCGCGTTCGTGGTCGCCTTCCACCCGGGGCGTGAACAGGCGCGCGCGGACGCGGTGTTCCGCGTCCTGCTCGCCATCTCCGGCGTCGCCCTGCTGATGACGACCGGCATCGCCTGGGTGGTCGCGGGCCGCATCCTCAAACCGGTGCGGCTGGTGCGCACGACCGCCGCCCAGCTCACCGAGCAGGACCTGACCCGGCGCATCCCGGTGCACGGCCACGACGACGTGGCGGCCCTCGCCGAGACCTTCAACGCCATGCTGGACCGGCTGGAGCGCGCCTTCGCCGCCCAGCGCAGGTTCGTCGACGACGCGGGCCACGAGCTGCGCACCCCGATCACCATCGTGCGCGGCCACCTGGAGCTGATGGGCGACGATCCGGCCGAGCGCGAGGAGACCGTCCGCCTCGTCACCGACGAACTGGACCGGATGAGCCGCATCGTCGAGGACCTGCTGCTGCTCGCCAAGGCCGAACGCCCCGACTTCGTCACCCCCGAGCCGGTGCAGCTCGCCGAACTCACCGCCGACGTCTACGTCAAGGCCCGCACCCTCGGCGACCGTGAGTGGGTGCTGGACGGGGTCGCCGACCGGGAGGCCCGGCTCGATCCCCAGCGGATCACCCAGGCCATGGTGCAGCTCGCGCAGAACGCGGTACAGCACACCACGGCCGGTCAGCGGGTCCGCATAGGCTCCCGCGCCGACGGCTCCCGGATCGAGCTGTACGTCGCCGACTCGGGACCCGGCGTCCAGCCGCAGGACGCCGAGGTGATCTTCGAGCGGTTCCGCCGCGGCACGGCCCGCCGCGGGGTGCGCGGCACGGGCGCCGGGCTCGGGCTGTCCATCGTGCGGGCGATCGCCGAGGGCCACGGCGGCCGGGTCGGCCTGCGCACCACCGAGGGCGGCGGCGCCACCTTCGTACTCACTCTGGAAGAGGCACGACCATGA
- a CDS encoding response regulator transcription factor has protein sequence MNRILIVEDEERIASFVQKGLRANGFTTTAVADGDAAYEYALTGGFDLVVLDIGLPGRDGFTVLRELREARVTTPVIVLTARDSVRDTVAGLEGGADDWMTKPFRFEELLARVRLRLRTAARAPEVTVLRSGTLSLDLRTRRARAEGRTVDLTAREFVLLELFLRHPGQVLSREQILSHVWGYDFDPGSNIVDVYVRALRKKLGAQRVETVRGMGYRLPTW, from the coding sequence ATGAACCGCATCCTCATCGTCGAGGACGAGGAACGCATCGCCTCCTTCGTCCAGAAGGGCCTGCGCGCCAACGGCTTCACCACCACCGCGGTCGCCGACGGCGACGCCGCCTACGAGTACGCCCTCACCGGCGGTTTCGACCTCGTCGTCCTGGACATCGGCCTGCCCGGCCGGGACGGCTTCACGGTGCTGCGCGAGCTGCGCGAGGCCCGGGTGACGACCCCGGTGATCGTGCTGACCGCACGGGACTCGGTACGGGACACGGTGGCCGGTCTGGAGGGCGGCGCCGACGACTGGATGACCAAGCCGTTCCGCTTCGAGGAGCTGCTCGCCCGGGTCCGGCTGCGCCTGCGTACGGCGGCCAGGGCGCCGGAGGTGACGGTGCTGAGGTCGGGGACGCTCAGCCTCGACCTGCGTACCCGCCGCGCCCGCGCCGAGGGGCGCACCGTGGACCTGACGGCCCGTGAGTTCGTGCTCCTGGAGCTGTTCCTGCGCCACCCGGGGCAGGTACTGTCCCGCGAGCAGATCCTGTCGCACGTGTGGGGCTACGACTTCGACCCGGGCTCCAACATCGTGGACGTGTACGTGCGGGCCCTGCGCAAGAAGCTCGGCGCCCAGCGGGTGGAGACCGTGCGCGGGATGGGGTACCGGCTGCCGACCTGGTGA
- a CDS encoding SLC13 family permease, translated as MTLNLRLAAALCAALSLCALLAVPANFPALGGDARLTLAVFALATCAWIGTPIDDTYIALGAGLALTATGVISSDTLFGTLGEDTVWLLICAFVLAAAVARTGLAGRAAAFLVGGARTVRQLVHLTTAALVVTAFAVPATSGRAALALPVFLALAKALADRKRLVVMLALLFPTVILLSAVATLIGAGAHLIAVSVLWEATGDRIGFTQWLLLGLPLAVASSHLAAETVLLTTTRRADRAGPVRVTAEEMQRHSDSPVTGPWTQAEKRCALLLATVVALWCSEPLHRVSPAVVALIGAVVASSPALGTVRLKDALRTVPWSLLLFMAATMAMGVALADSGAAGWLVSGLPADVAPAAFLGVVVAVSTAAHLVLQSRSARSSVLVPLVIAAAVGAGVNPVAAALASTAAAGFCHTLPASAKPVTLFADVPGVPTYTPRDLLRLSAVLAPLTALLVLFFAAAVWPLLGVPVTR; from the coding sequence GTGACGTTGAACCTCCGCCTCGCGGCGGCCCTGTGCGCGGCGCTGTCCCTGTGCGCGCTGCTGGCGGTCCCCGCCAACTTCCCCGCCCTGGGCGGCGACGCGCGCCTCACCCTCGCCGTGTTCGCGCTGGCCACCTGCGCCTGGATCGGTACGCCGATCGACGACACGTACATCGCGCTGGGTGCCGGGCTCGCGCTGACGGCGACCGGTGTGATCAGCAGCGACACGCTGTTCGGCACCCTCGGTGAGGACACGGTGTGGCTGCTGATCTGCGCCTTCGTGCTGGCGGCCGCGGTCGCCCGGACCGGGCTCGCGGGGCGGGCGGCGGCGTTCCTGGTGGGCGGGGCGCGCACGGTGCGGCAGCTGGTGCACCTGACGACGGCCGCGCTGGTCGTCACGGCCTTCGCGGTGCCGGCCACCTCGGGCCGGGCGGCGCTCGCACTGCCGGTGTTCCTCGCCCTCGCCAAGGCGCTCGCCGACCGGAAACGACTGGTCGTGATGCTGGCGCTGCTGTTCCCGACCGTGATCCTGCTGTCGGCGGTGGCGACCCTGATCGGTGCGGGTGCGCATCTGATCGCGGTGTCGGTGCTGTGGGAGGCGACCGGGGACCGGATCGGCTTCACCCAGTGGCTGCTGCTCGGCCTGCCGCTGGCGGTGGCCTCCTCCCACCTCGCCGCCGAGACGGTCCTGCTGACGACCACGCGCCGGGCGGACCGCGCGGGGCCCGTCCGCGTCACCGCCGAGGAGATGCAGCGGCACAGCGACAGCCCGGTCACCGGCCCCTGGACGCAGGCCGAGAAGCGCTGCGCGCTGCTGCTGGCCACGGTGGTGGCCCTGTGGTGCAGCGAACCCCTGCACCGGGTCTCCCCCGCCGTGGTGGCGCTGATCGGCGCGGTCGTCGCCTCCTCCCCCGCGCTGGGCACCGTACGGCTCAAGGACGCGCTGAGGACCGTGCCGTGGTCGCTGCTGCTGTTCATGGCGGCGACGATGGCGATGGGCGTCGCGCTGGCCGACTCCGGTGCGGCGGGGTGGCTGGTGTCGGGCCTGCCCGCGGACGTCGCCCCGGCCGCCTTCCTCGGCGTGGTGGTCGCGGTGAGCACGGCGGCCCACCTGGTCCTCCAGTCCCGTTCCGCCCGCTCCTCCGTGCTGGTCCCGCTGGTGATCGCCGCGGCCGTCGGCGCCGGGGTCAACCCGGTCGCCGCCGCGCTCGCCTCGACGGCGGCGGCCGGGTTCTGCCACACGCTCCCGGCCTCCGCCAAGCCGGTCACGCTCTTCGCCGACGTGCCCGGCGTCCCCACGTACACCCCGCGCGACCTGCTGCGGCTGTCCGCCGTACTGGCGCCGCTGACCGCCCTGCTCGTGCTGTTCTTCGCCGCCGCGGTCTGGCCGCTGCTCGGCGTGCCCGTGACCCGCTGA